In Devosia beringensis, a single window of DNA contains:
- a CDS encoding iron-siderophore ABC transporter substrate-binding protein, which yields MPFRRRSFFWLALVGLMLPLPALAQPAFPATLSHAYGQTVIEKAPLRIVTWGWGNEDALIALGVVPIGMPFQSYGGGEDGVQPWVDEALKALGGDRPLLLDMAGEPPIEQIAALQPDLILAVYSGITAEQYALLSSIAPTVAYSGDAWTTPWQDITRTIGQAIGKSAEAEQLVADTTAFIAETAAAHPGLAGTSFAGVNDYDGALAVYAAADSRVKFLTDLGLVLAPSVVALSPQDGSFYFPVSYELADSIQSDIIVTYAEDQAIADAFLGKPFIQNLPQYRADAIAALVGTEQIAAVSPPSVLSLHWGLPTYVDVLARAAGNAATP from the coding sequence ATGCCCTTCCGCCGCCGCAGCTTTTTCTGGCTCGCCCTCGTTGGCCTCATGCTGCCTCTGCCGGCTTTGGCCCAGCCTGCCTTTCCGGCCACGCTGAGCCATGCTTATGGGCAGACAGTGATCGAAAAGGCGCCGCTGCGCATCGTTACCTGGGGCTGGGGCAACGAGGATGCCTTGATCGCTTTGGGCGTGGTGCCGATCGGCATGCCGTTCCAGTCCTATGGCGGCGGCGAGGATGGCGTGCAGCCCTGGGTCGATGAGGCGCTCAAGGCGCTGGGCGGGGATCGACCCCTGCTGCTCGACATGGCGGGCGAGCCGCCCATCGAGCAGATCGCCGCCCTGCAGCCCGACCTGATCCTGGCCGTCTATTCCGGCATCACGGCCGAGCAATATGCCCTGCTCAGTTCCATCGCGCCCACCGTCGCCTATAGTGGCGACGCCTGGACCACGCCCTGGCAGGATATTACCCGCACCATCGGCCAGGCCATTGGCAAATCCGCCGAAGCCGAGCAGCTGGTGGCCGACACCACGGCCTTCATCGCCGAGACGGCCGCTGCCCATCCCGGACTGGCCGGCACCAGCTTTGCCGGCGTCAACGATTATGACGGCGCGCTCGCCGTCTATGCCGCCGCTGATTCCCGGGTCAAATTCCTGACCGATCTCGGCCTGGTTCTGGCGCCCAGCGTCGTCGCCCTCTCGCCCCAGGATGGGTCCTTCTATTTCCCGGTCAGCTATGAACTGGCCGACTCCATCCAAAGCGACATCATCGTCACCTATGCCGAAGATCAGGCCATTGCCGATGCCTTCCTGGGCAAACCCTTCATCCAGAACCTGCCGCAATATCGGGCCGATGCCATCGCCGCTTTGGTCGGCACCGAACAGATCGCCGCCGTCTCCCCGCCCAGCGTGCTGTCGCTGCACTGGGGCCTGCCGACCTATGTCGATGTGCTGGCCAGGGCAGCCGGCAATGCTGCCACGCCTTGA
- a CDS encoding energy transducer TonB family protein produces MQSGETIGTAQFAGLTAIDAARWAFALVVVVAAFGMGGVLLTRHWAPPTGEASLAEASAIMLELPPMPEPEVAMEPAPPEPAPEMAPPTPEPTPPVALPEPPPPAPVEPVVQEPLQLPEPIVEQPPEPEVAKAPPEPEPEPEPEPEPELLPEPLPEAKAPAVALPMPATMSADLRQRRLDTPATPRPQRQPARPKPTAQPAATPAAAPSQAVAAPGPSPEQWQQQVLRYVDQRKLYPREAQRAGQEGVARITFAIDSAGRVLSVSLAGSSGIAALDQAALDTVRRASPLPAPPATMGQGSLTLTASIRFTLR; encoded by the coding sequence ATGCAGTCGGGCGAAACCATCGGCACCGCGCAGTTTGCCGGACTGACCGCGATCGACGCCGCGCGCTGGGCCTTCGCCCTTGTCGTCGTCGTCGCCGCCTTCGGTATGGGCGGCGTGCTGCTGACCCGCCACTGGGCGCCACCGACGGGCGAAGCCAGCCTCGCTGAGGCGTCGGCCATCATGCTGGAACTGCCCCCCATGCCCGAGCCCGAAGTGGCGATGGAGCCCGCTCCGCCCGAGCCGGCGCCAGAAATGGCCCCGCCAACGCCCGAGCCAACGCCCCCCGTCGCCCTGCCGGAACCGCCGCCGCCTGCGCCGGTCGAGCCCGTTGTGCAAGAGCCCCTGCAACTGCCGGAACCTATTGTCGAACAGCCACCGGAACCGGAGGTGGCTAAAGCCCCGCCCGAGCCCGAGCCGGAACCCGAGCCGGAGCCGGAGCCCGAACTATTGCCCGAGCCTCTGCCCGAGGCCAAGGCGCCTGCCGTGGCTTTGCCCATGCCGGCTACGATGTCGGCCGATCTGCGCCAGCGCCGCCTCGATACACCGGCCACGCCGCGCCCGCAGCGTCAGCCCGCGCGGCCAAAGCCGACCGCCCAGCCTGCCGCAACGCCTGCCGCTGCGCCGTCACAGGCTGTCGCCGCACCCGGACCGTCCCCCGAGCAATGGCAGCAGCAGGTGCTGCGCTACGTTGATCAGCGCAAGCTCTATCCGCGCGAGGCGCAGCGCGCCGGCCAGGAGGGCGTGGCCCGCATCACCTTTGCCATCGACAGCGCCGGCCGCGTGCTCTCGGTCAGTTTGGCCGGCTCCTCGGGCATTGCCGCGCTCGATCAGGCGGCGCTCGACACCGTCCGCCGCGCCTCGCCGCTCCCAGCTCCGCCGGCCACCATGGGGCAGGGCAGCCTGACCCTGACCGCCTCCATCCGCTTCACGCTGCGCTAG
- the exbD gene encoding TonB system transport protein ExbD, which translates to MAGRIRETSADDDGLEEQHEINVTPFIDVMLVLLIIFMVAAPLATVDINVDLPGSTATAQPRPDEPVYVTLRKNLDLDIANDAVSRDGLATALDAVTAGDRQQRIFLRADQTVPYGELMDLLNQLRAAGYLSVALVGLELVPPAPAEPVTTP; encoded by the coding sequence ATGGCTGGCCGCATCCGCGAAACGAGCGCTGACGACGATGGGCTGGAGGAACAGCACGAGATCAATGTCACTCCTTTCATCGACGTCATGCTGGTGCTGCTGATCATCTTCATGGTGGCGGCGCCGCTGGCGACCGTCGATATCAATGTCGATCTGCCCGGCTCGACCGCTACGGCACAACCGCGTCCCGACGAGCCGGTCTATGTCACCCTGCGCAAGAATCTCGATCTTGATATCGCCAATGACGCCGTCAGCCGTGACGGCCTCGCCACCGCGCTTGATGCCGTCACCGCGGGCGACCGGCAGCAGCGCATCTTCCTGCGCGCCGATCAGACCGTGCCCTATGGCGAGCTGATGGATCTGCTCAACCAGCTGCGCGCTGCCGGCTATCTCAGCGTCGCTCTGGTCGGGCTGGAGCTGGTGCCGCCAGCGCCGGCCGAGCCGGTCACCACCCCCTGA
- the exbB gene encoding tonB-system energizer ExbB yields the protein MTASRRHGLALATFTAALLPASLAWAQSAAPGTDLPSAMLGDLPHDLSPWAMFMAADLVVKAVMIGLAFAALLTWVILVAKLLEIAGAKARARATLRALTQSRTLDEALTALQTRRGAGITLLLAADEEVRLSQDALDTAGGDGLKDRIASRLQRLQAAATRRLSRGTGILASIGSTAPFVGLFGTVWGIMNAFIGISESQTTNLAVVAPGIAEALLATAMGLVAAIPAVIIYNVFARSIAGYRQTLADAGAAIERLVSRDLDYRTLPARSEPR from the coding sequence ATGACCGCTTCTCGCCGCCACGGCCTTGCCCTCGCGACCTTTACCGCAGCGCTGCTCCCTGCCAGCCTGGCCTGGGCCCAGTCGGCGGCGCCCGGCACCGACCTGCCTTCGGCCATGCTGGGCGATCTGCCGCACGACCTCTCCCCCTGGGCCATGTTCATGGCCGCCGACCTGGTGGTCAAAGCGGTCATGATCGGCCTCGCCTTCGCGGCTCTGCTCACCTGGGTGATCCTGGTCGCCAAACTGCTCGAAATCGCCGGCGCCAAGGCGCGCGCCCGTGCCACGCTGCGAGCCTTGACCCAGTCCCGCACGCTCGACGAGGCCCTCACGGCGCTGCAGACCCGGCGCGGCGCCGGCATCACCCTGCTGCTGGCGGCGGACGAGGAGGTGCGGCTGTCCCAGGACGCACTCGATACCGCTGGCGGCGACGGCCTCAAGGATCGCATCGCCTCGCGGCTGCAGCGCCTGCAGGCCGCCGCCACCCGGCGCCTGTCGCGCGGCACCGGCATTCTCGCCAGCATCGGCTCGACCGCCCCTTTTGTCGGGCTATTCGGCACCGTCTGGGGCATCATGAATGCCTTTATCGGCATCTCCGAATCCCAGACCACCAATCTGGCCGTCGTGGCTCCCGGCATTGCCGAGGCGCTGCTGGCCACCGCCATGGGCCTCGTCGCCGCCATTCCGGCGGTGATCATCTACAATGTCTTTGCCCGCTCGATTGCCGGCTATCGCCAGACCCTGGCTGATGCCGGCGCCGCCATCGAGCGCCTGGTCTCGCGCGATCTCGACTACCGCACCCTGCCAGCCCGCAGCGAGCCGCGCTGA
- a CDS encoding TonB-dependent siderophore receptor: MTMMRYRAISTLLLATTSLLALGGSAAFAQAQPIALGEIVVEADGAATTAISTTAGSKLAVAITRVPQSVSVVSRKQLDKLPGAKADETLRYTAGVNPSTYGTDADFDWIRVRGFQADQTGIFQDDLPLYQFGFGSFLVEPFLLERIDVLKGPSSALYGGANVGGVINYVSKRPMGERLRYTETGINSLGNAYAGFDVGDANASGDLAYRLTGKVSGGGWETKNAWDLKGSLLGSVTWTPDAATELTVYGQYQSGTLDHTSTGFLPYVGTAMDAAGGVRIPRNLNYGDPNFDTYDRRQAMVGYELEHDLDDTWTVRQNARLAGVALDEQYLYTYGNLNAANELDRVAFRHDTDILTFTIDNQIAGTVDTGPVEHSLLLGVDYKNVAFSSVQGSDSTFNSAVRVPRINVLNPQYGVVSPTISTYANDDIALRQLGIYAQDQMRFGNVIATVNGRYDQVGINLDNKYAGSSSASNEGAFTGRVGLGYEFDNGLTPYVSYATSFNPTIATNVANQLLPTEKGRQFEVGIKYAPTSIDGLITASIFNINRDNFAVADPLVYGKSVALGEVNMRGFEVEGQLNFDQVSLMGALTYLDASVTNSSNAALIGKSPVQVPTLTASLGVEYAFNEAFEGLVLGAGVRVLGESWADDSNTTKLPTTTLFDASLRYDKDDWGVSLNVSNILDTTYVASCQSLTACGYGAGRTASLSLHKSW, translated from the coding sequence ATGACCATGATGCGCTATCGCGCCATCTCCACCCTGCTGCTGGCGACCACGAGCCTGCTGGCTCTGGGCGGCAGCGCCGCCTTTGCCCAGGCCCAGCCGATCGCCCTGGGCGAGATCGTCGTCGAGGCCGATGGTGCCGCCACTACAGCCATTTCCACCACCGCCGGCTCCAAGCTGGCCGTCGCCATCACCCGCGTGCCGCAGTCGGTATCGGTGGTGAGCCGCAAGCAGCTCGACAAGCTGCCGGGCGCCAAGGCCGATGAGACGCTGCGCTATACTGCCGGTGTGAACCCCTCGACCTATGGCACCGATGCCGACTTCGACTGGATCCGTGTCCGCGGCTTCCAGGCCGATCAGACCGGTATCTTTCAGGACGATCTGCCGCTCTATCAGTTCGGTTTCGGCTCCTTCCTCGTGGAACCCTTCCTGCTCGAGCGCATCGACGTGCTCAAAGGCCCGTCCTCGGCCCTTTATGGTGGTGCCAATGTCGGTGGCGTCATCAACTATGTCAGCAAGCGCCCCATGGGCGAGCGCCTGCGCTATACTGAGACCGGCATTAACAGCTTGGGCAACGCCTATGCGGGTTTCGATGTCGGCGATGCCAATGCGAGCGGCGATCTGGCGTACCGCCTGACCGGCAAGGTTTCCGGCGGTGGCTGGGAAACCAAGAACGCGTGGGACCTCAAGGGCTCATTGCTGGGCAGCGTCACCTGGACACCGGATGCCGCGACCGAGCTGACCGTCTATGGCCAGTACCAGAGCGGCACCCTGGATCACACCTCGACCGGGTTCCTGCCTTACGTCGGCACCGCCATGGATGCCGCCGGCGGCGTGCGCATTCCGCGCAACCTCAACTATGGCGATCCCAACTTCGATACCTATGATCGTCGGCAGGCCATGGTCGGCTATGAGCTTGAGCACGATCTGGACGATACCTGGACGGTCCGGCAGAATGCCCGCCTGGCCGGCGTCGCGCTCGACGAGCAATATCTTTACACCTATGGCAATCTCAACGCAGCCAACGAGCTCGATCGTGTCGCCTTCCGACACGATACGGATATCCTGACCTTCACCATTGATAACCAAATTGCCGGCACCGTAGACACCGGCCCGGTGGAACATTCGCTGTTGTTGGGTGTCGACTACAAGAACGTGGCCTTCAGCTCCGTCCAGGGTTCCGATTCAACCTTCAACAGCGCCGTCCGCGTGCCCCGCATCAATGTACTCAATCCTCAGTATGGCGTGGTGAGCCCGACTATCAGCACCTATGCCAATGACGATATCGCCCTGCGCCAGCTCGGCATCTATGCGCAGGATCAAATGCGCTTTGGCAATGTGATCGCCACGGTCAACGGCCGCTATGACCAGGTCGGCATCAACCTCGACAACAAGTATGCCGGGTCATCGTCTGCCTCCAACGAAGGCGCCTTCACCGGCCGCGTTGGCCTCGGTTATGAGTTCGACAATGGCCTGACGCCCTATGTCAGCTATGCGACCTCGTTCAATCCGACGATTGCAACCAATGTTGCCAACCAGTTGCTGCCAACCGAAAAGGGCCGGCAGTTTGAGGTCGGTATCAAATATGCGCCGACATCCATCGACGGCCTGATCACTGCCTCGATATTCAACATCAACCGAGACAATTTCGCCGTTGCCGATCCCTTGGTCTACGGCAAGTCCGTCGCTCTGGGCGAGGTCAACATGCGCGGCTTCGAGGTCGAGGGGCAGCTGAATTTCGATCAGGTTTCGCTGATGGGCGCACTGACCTACCTCGATGCCAGCGTGACCAACAGCAGCAATGCCGCCCTGATCGGCAAGTCGCCCGTGCAGGTGCCGACCCTTACCGCTTCGCTGGGCGTCGAATATGCCTTCAACGAGGCGTTTGAGGGTCTGGTGCTGGGCGCCGGTGTCCGCGTCCTCGGCGAGAGCTGGGCGGACGACAGCAACACCACCAAGCTGCCGACGACCACCCTGTTCGACGCCAGCCTGCGCTACGACAAGGACGATTGGGGTGTGTCCCTCAACGTCTCCAACATCCTCGACACCACCTATGTCGCCAGCTGCCAGAGCCTGACCGCCTGTGGTTACGGCGCCGGCCGCACCGCCAGCCTGAGCCTGCACAAGAGCTGGTAG
- a CDS encoding helix-turn-helix transcriptional regulator, whose protein sequence is MDAITEGFAVIGDPKYRSWQGVLADIWHVEARPGAAGEYLSLHPRLFVVLDEAHAGSITIDSVPATAPAAPARLSFIPAGLRTRSHVAADTRLRHLDLHFDIPNLVARFAGDLDAGRLGVPRLMFEDERILALARLLAAECVNPGLHDLYGDSLALALFIELFQVRRDTERRSGQLAARRLRQAVDYIEDNCLRAIKLAELADLVGLSQSYFSSAFKASTGLAPHQWQMKARIERVKARLLQPGASLVQVAHATGFADQAHMTRVFKQFVGATPAAWLRQQSPDL, encoded by the coding sequence ATGGATGCAATTACCGAGGGCTTCGCCGTGATCGGTGATCCCAAATACCGCTCCTGGCAGGGCGTGCTGGCCGACATCTGGCATGTCGAGGCCAGGCCTGGCGCGGCCGGCGAATATCTCTCGCTCCATCCGCGTCTTTTTGTCGTGCTCGACGAAGCCCATGCCGGCTCCATCACCATCGACAGCGTTCCGGCCACCGCGCCTGCCGCACCGGCCCGGCTCAGTTTCATTCCCGCCGGCCTGCGCACCCGCTCCCATGTCGCCGCCGACACCAGGCTGCGCCATCTCGACCTGCATTTCGACATCCCCAACCTGGTGGCACGCTTTGCTGGTGACCTTGATGCCGGGCGCCTCGGCGTGCCGCGGCTGATGTTCGAGGACGAGCGCATCCTGGCTTTGGCGCGGCTGCTCGCCGCCGAATGCGTCAATCCCGGCCTGCATGATCTCTATGGCGACAGCCTGGCGCTGGCTTTGTTCATCGAACTGTTCCAGGTGCGCCGCGACACCGAGCGCCGGTCGGGGCAACTGGCGGCGCGGCGCCTGCGCCAGGCGGTCGACTATATCGAGGACAATTGCCTGCGCGCCATCAAGCTGGCCGAACTGGCCGACCTCGTGGGCCTGTCGCAATCCTATTTCAGTTCCGCCTTCAAGGCCTCCACCGGTCTTGCCCCCCATCAATGGCAGATGAAGGCCCGCATCGAGCGGGTGAAGGCGCGTCTGCTGCAGCCCGGTGCCAGCCTGGTGCAGGTCGCCCATGCCACCGGTTTTGCCGATCAGGCGCACATGACGCGGGTGTTCAAGCAGTTTGTCGGCGCCACCCCGGCCGCCTGGCTGCGCCAGCAGTCGCCGGACCTGTGA
- a CDS encoding TetR/AcrR family transcriptional regulator encodes MVRRRRVDTMEENRTKLIAAGRAAFARSGFAAASMDDITASVGLTRGALYHNFGDKRGLFAAVVAQVDAEMASRAQTVGSAAGSRWDGLLAEGEAYIGMALDAEVRQIVLQDGPAVLGDPSRWPSQNACLAVTRQTVAQLIADGVIKPVDVEAAAGLLNSTAMSAALWVAASDAPETALPRAIEVFRHLAGGLIDRPPFDS; translated from the coding sequence ATGGTGCGCAGGCGTCGCGTCGACACCATGGAAGAAAATCGGACCAAGCTGATCGCCGCGGGCCGCGCAGCCTTCGCCCGGTCCGGCTTTGCCGCGGCCTCGATGGATGACATCACCGCCAGCGTCGGGCTGACGCGCGGCGCGCTCTATCATAATTTCGGCGACAAGCGCGGCCTGTTCGCCGCCGTTGTGGCGCAGGTTGATGCGGAAATGGCCAGCCGTGCCCAGACTGTCGGCAGCGCGGCCGGTTCACGCTGGGACGGACTGCTGGCCGAGGGAGAGGCCTATATCGGCATGGCGCTCGACGCCGAAGTGCGCCAGATCGTGCTGCAAGACGGTCCCGCCGTGCTGGGCGATCCCTCCAGATGGCCCAGCCAGAACGCCTGCCTGGCCGTGACCCGCCAGACCGTCGCCCAGCTCATCGCCGATGGCGTCATCAAGCCTGTCGATGTCGAGGCGGCGGCCGGCTTGTTGAACAGCACGGCCATGAGTGCGGCGCTCTGGGTTGCCGCCAGCGATGCACCCGAGACCGCCTTGCCCAGGGCCATCGAGGTGTTCAGACACCTCGCCGGCGGGCTGATTGATCGTCCGCCGTTTGACTCTTAA
- a CDS encoding RidA family protein: MSQLQAVFPAGRHDLYEKHGYSAAVRSGDLLFVAGQVGSRPDGSPETDFAAQVALAFSNLESVLTAAGATFSDIIDVTTFHTDPEKQFETVLAVKSTIFPKAPYPAWSAIGVNWLAGFDFEIKVVARIPAAG; the protein is encoded by the coding sequence ATGTCTCAGCTCCAAGCCGTCTTTCCCGCCGGTCGCCATGACCTCTATGAAAAGCACGGCTATTCCGCCGCCGTCCGATCGGGTGACCTGCTGTTTGTTGCCGGTCAGGTCGGCAGCAGGCCGGATGGTTCGCCGGAGACCGACTTTGCCGCACAGGTTGCGCTGGCATTCAGCAACCTGGAATCCGTGCTGACCGCCGCCGGCGCCACGTTTTCCGACATTATCGATGTGACCACGTTTCATACCGATCCCGAAAAGCAGTTCGAGACCGTGCTGGCGGTCAAGAGCACGATCTTTCCCAAGGCGCCCTATCCTGCATGGTCCGCCATTGGCGTGAACTGGCTGGCGGGCTTCGATTTCGAGATCAAGGTCGTCGCCCGCATTCCTGCCGCAGGGTAG
- a CDS encoding site-specific integrase, whose product MADNTHRTYGSAIRLFRSWCADQRCDALPATAEVVAEYIASLIAAGKRGSSVKIHACAIAHLHKSNGHCSPTDNYLVRAVLRGSMRLRGGLVDQKLPVVAAKFKDILQHIPGTLKGRRDRAMLALCFAGALRRSEVAALRFEDIDFSEQGATIIIRKSKTDIRGLGTHIAVPNGPSLQAVSLLKDWLDAANITRGAVFRPVYRSRVLPRTVEPLLVSRILKAYMKKAGFDPARYGAHSLRAGFITSAAEAGVSLDRIMDHSRHVEPRHVRAYVRRANLFQDHPGDAFL is encoded by the coding sequence TTGGCCGACAATACACACCGCACCTATGGTAGTGCAATTCGGCTTTTTCGCTCTTGGTGCGCTGACCAAAGATGCGACGCTTTGCCCGCGACGGCTGAAGTGGTTGCTGAGTATATCGCATCGCTCATCGCCGCCGGCAAACGAGGTTCTTCAGTGAAGATCCACGCCTGCGCTATTGCGCATTTGCACAAGAGCAACGGGCATTGCAGCCCCACCGACAACTACCTTGTTAGGGCAGTTCTGCGAGGATCCATGCGTTTGCGCGGAGGCCTCGTTGATCAGAAGTTACCGGTGGTGGCCGCTAAATTTAAAGACATACTTCAGCACATTCCGGGAACGCTCAAGGGGCGTCGCGACCGCGCAATGCTAGCCTTGTGTTTTGCAGGTGCGTTGCGACGATCCGAAGTGGCCGCCCTACGCTTTGAGGACATAGATTTTTCGGAACAGGGTGCAACGATCATCATAAGAAAGTCGAAGACTGACATCCGTGGTTTAGGTACGCATATTGCTGTGCCCAACGGACCGTCGCTGCAGGCCGTGTCCCTATTGAAGGATTGGTTAGATGCGGCGAATATAACCAGGGGGGCAGTGTTTCGACCCGTCTACCGCAGTAGGGTGCTGCCCCGGACAGTTGAGCCACTGTTGGTTTCTCGCATACTAAAAGCCTACATGAAAAAGGCCGGTTTCGACCCAGCGCGATATGGTGCGCACTCGTTGAGGGCAGGTTTCATCACCAGTGCCGCAGAAGCTGGGGTCAGCTTGGATCGTATCATGGATCATTCAAGACATGTCGAGCCTAGGCACGTTCGAGCGTATGTTCGACGGGCAAATCTCTTCCAAGATCATCCCGGTGATGCGTTCCTGTAG
- a CDS encoding acyltransferase family protein: MGTMVHRNNFDLVRLFAAAEVMLTHGVAHLKLPIPALLDQLLNAFPGVPIFFVVSGFLISGSYGRQKDIPSYAASRVLRVYPALWVNLAGITIMLAVAGNLALEPSTFRFWLWHVVAFALGSDYLASNIIGGIFKGDGVFGFYPSGVLWTLPIELSFYVLAPVILGKRLAARGLVGLSIAFWAAASLLCFFAIKREGDWIVFVGLYLWIFLLGAAAQRYWERLAPLFEGRAAWWLIAHLALTFAIIASGSSPVYVSPRWFNILHTCTLAGAALSCAHTLPTLSYKFLRNRDISYGLYLWHMPVFCTFWLQAC; the protein is encoded by the coding sequence ATGGGCACGATGGTTCATCGCAACAATTTCGACTTAGTACGATTATTCGCCGCGGCTGAGGTCATGCTGACACACGGCGTCGCTCACCTGAAGCTGCCCATACCCGCCCTGTTAGACCAATTGCTGAACGCTTTTCCCGGCGTCCCGATCTTCTTTGTCGTTTCAGGGTTCCTAATTTCTGGCAGCTATGGCCGGCAAAAAGACATCCCATCGTACGCCGCCAGCCGTGTGCTGCGAGTCTATCCCGCCCTTTGGGTCAATTTGGCAGGCATCACGATTATGCTGGCCGTGGCAGGCAACCTCGCGCTGGAGCCCAGTACATTTCGGTTCTGGCTGTGGCACGTCGTGGCATTTGCTCTAGGTTCGGACTACCTGGCGTCAAACATCATAGGAGGCATTTTCAAAGGCGATGGCGTGTTTGGTTTCTACCCGTCGGGGGTTCTATGGACTCTGCCGATAGAACTGAGCTTCTACGTTTTGGCTCCCGTCATTTTGGGCAAGCGTTTGGCTGCGCGTGGATTAGTCGGGTTGTCCATCGCCTTCTGGGCCGCGGCCTCGCTTCTTTGTTTCTTTGCCATCAAGCGGGAGGGTGATTGGATCGTCTTCGTCGGCTTGTATCTCTGGATATTCTTGCTCGGTGCCGCCGCTCAAAGGTACTGGGAGCGCTTGGCTCCTTTGTTCGAGGGGCGCGCTGCTTGGTGGCTCATTGCGCATCTGGCATTGACCTTTGCAATCATCGCCAGCGGATCGTCGCCCGTCTATGTCTCGCCGCGGTGGTTCAATATCCTCCACACCTGCACCCTTGCGGGTGCAGCCTTATCTTGCGCGCACACGCTGCCAACGCTTTCCTACAAATTCCTGCGTAACCGAGATATTAGCTACGGACTATACCTTTGGCATATGCCGGTTTTTTGCACGTTTTGGTTGCAGGCTTGCTAG